From the Syntrophomonadaceae bacterium genome, one window contains:
- a CDS encoding type II toxin-antitoxin system VapC family toxin produces MNIVDSSGWLEYFGKGVNGKRFAPVIQETANLVAPTITIYEVFKRLLQQRGEDDALSAIGWMAMGQVVALSQELALEAAALSVEHRLPMADSIILATAQAHQATLWTLDEHFKGLPGVEYIPRK; encoded by the coding sequence ATGAATATAGTTGATTCCTCGGGCTGGCTGGAGTATTTCGGCAAGGGTGTCAATGGAAAGCGATTTGCGCCGGTCATTCAGGAAACTGCCAACTTAGTGGCACCAACAATTACCATATATGAAGTTTTTAAGCGTCTGTTGCAGCAACGGGGAGAGGATGACGCCTTAAGTGCTATAGGTTGGATGGCCATGGGCCAAGTGGTTGCTTTGTCCCAGGAACTCGCCCTTGAAGCAGCAGCTCTTTCGGTTGAACACAGACTGCCTATGGCCGATAGCATTATCTTGGCAACAGCCCAAGCACATCAAGCTACTTTATGGACGCTGGATGAGCATTTTAAGGGGCTCCCCGGAGTTGAGTACATCCCACGAAAATAA
- a CDS encoding AbrB/MazE/SpoVT family DNA-binding domain-containing protein translates to MRAATISAKYQVVIPREIREQFALKPGQKVVFVPYKRTLRVVIVPSIEEAYGFVSGIDTTVERDEQDRV, encoded by the coding sequence ATGCGAGCCGCTACAATCTCTGCAAAGTACCAGGTTGTAATCCCACGTGAGATTCGCGAACAGTTCGCACTCAAGCCCGGCCAAAAAGTGGTTTTTGTTCCCTATAAACGCACCCTGCGGGTAGTTATCGTGCCGTCCATCGAAGAAGCCTATGGTTTTGTTTCCGGCATCGATACTACTGTCGAGCGCGATGAACAGGATCGCGTATGA